In one Brassica oleracea var. oleracea cultivar TO1000 chromosome C9, BOL, whole genome shotgun sequence genomic region, the following are encoded:
- the LOC106319309 gene encoding chlorophyll a-b binding protein 8, chloroplastic-like — translation MAAQALVSSSLTSSVQTARQIFGTKPAVSVRKTSFVIKAASTPPVKQGANRPLWFASSQSLSYLDGSLPGDYGFDPLGLSDPEGTGGFIEPRWLAYGEIINGRFAMLGAAGAIAPEILGKAGLIPADTALPWFQTGVIPPAGTYSYWADPYTLFVLEMALMGFAEHRRLQDWYNPGSMGKQYFLGLEKGFAGSGDPSYPGGPFFNPLGFGKDEKSMKELKLKEVKNGRLAMLAILGYFVQGLVTGVGPYQNLLDHLADPVNNNVLTSLKFH, via the exons ATGGCAGCACAGGCACTTGTCTCTTCTTCACTTACCTCCTCTGTTCAGACAGCTAGACAGATATTCGGCACAAAACCAGCTGTCTCCGTGAGGAAGACTTCCTTTGTTATTAAGGCTGCCTCAACTCCACCTGTCAAG CAAGGAGCAAACAGACCATTGTGGTTTGCATCTTCACAATCTCTGTCTTACTTGGATGGCAG CTTACCTGGCGACTATGGATTCGACCCGCTTGGTCTGTCAGACCCAGAAGGTACTGGAGGTTTCATCGAGCCAAGATGGTTAGCCTACGGAGAGATCATCAACGGAAGGTTCGCTATGTTAGGTGCAGCTGGAGCTATTGCCCCTGAGATTCTTGGCAAAGCTGGTTTGATTCCAGCAGACACTGCCCTTCCTTGGTTCCAAACCGGTGTGATTCCACCTGCAGGGACATACAGCTACTGGGCAGACCCTTACACACTCTTTGTTCTCGAGATGGCTTTGATGGGATTTGCTGAGCACCGGAGGTTGCAGGATTGGTACAACCCAGGATCAATGGGCAAACAGTACTTCTTGGGCTTAGAGAAAGGTTTTGCCGGTTCGGGTGACCCGTCTTACCCCGGTGGACCTTTCTTTAACCCTCTTGGGTTTGGGAAAGACGAGAAGTCAATGAAGGAGTTGAAACTCAAGGAGGTCAAGAACGGTAGACTGGCTATGCTCGCAATCCTAGGCTATTTTGTGCAGGGACTAGTGACCGGTGTGGGGCCATACCAGAACCTTCTTGATCATTTGGCGGATCCAGTCAACAACAATGTCTTGACCAGCCTCAAGTTCCACTGA